In one window of Leptospira sp. GIMC2001 DNA:
- a CDS encoding lysophospholipid acyltransferase family protein — MSNNSFIPPKLNYPLLWFTDFSLPFLLKTVHNIDSVDISEEDRSVIKSLRKERLIILSNHPTTQEPPVVYTLANMMSSRFHYMASREVFDWGSGFVGEFIQSIGAYSVIAGASDKESLKATREILSSEGGKLVLFPEGEPTSGLNDTLLPFQPGVAQLGFWGLEDSLKKDPDAKLYVLPIFIKYRMNQTRDWLQKDLDRSLSVLENRMGLTKLGKDIVHRFLSIGKKLVEKEEREYGIVPEEGQDFDYRLGKLRHTILDNISLKIDLPKFDQKENAILKLRKILSYLELSAIGVESVKEKGPNPEVAKWARKAAQKAYDYITMETTYLTSHPTAERLYEWLYRYEQEIFGETKMRPHIAKIKVAKPVLLNQVYEDYKKDKRGMIQSLTNQFKETLEEIMSNENRKIDPLFDADYKFHG; from the coding sequence ATGTCCAATAATAGTTTCATACCGCCTAAGCTCAACTACCCTTTATTATGGTTCACTGATTTTTCTTTACCTTTTTTACTAAAAACCGTTCACAATATTGACTCCGTTGACATTTCCGAAGAGGATCGATCTGTAATCAAATCCCTTCGAAAAGAAAGACTCATCATCTTGTCAAACCACCCAACTACTCAAGAGCCGCCAGTCGTATATACTCTTGCCAATATGATGTCTAGTCGATTCCATTATATGGCTTCTCGTGAAGTCTTTGATTGGGGATCTGGATTTGTTGGAGAATTCATTCAAAGCATCGGCGCATATTCTGTAATTGCCGGAGCAAGTGATAAAGAATCTCTCAAAGCGACAAGAGAGATTCTATCTTCTGAAGGAGGAAAGCTCGTACTTTTTCCAGAGGGCGAACCAACAAGTGGACTCAATGATACACTCCTTCCTTTCCAACCTGGTGTTGCTCAATTGGGGTTTTGGGGATTGGAAGATTCTTTAAAAAAAGATCCTGATGCAAAACTCTATGTTCTTCCAATTTTTATAAAATACCGTATGAATCAAACAAGAGATTGGTTACAGAAAGATTTGGATCGTTCTTTATCCGTTCTTGAAAATCGAATGGGTTTAACGAAACTAGGTAAGGATATTGTTCATCGCTTTCTTTCAATAGGTAAAAAACTTGTTGAAAAAGAAGAAAGAGAATATGGAATCGTGCCCGAAGAAGGACAAGATTTTGATTATCGATTGGGCAAATTGAGACATACCATACTTGATAATATATCTCTTAAGATTGACTTACCTAAATTTGACCAGAAAGAAAATGCAATTCTAAAATTGAGAAAAATTTTATCCTACTTAGAGCTTTCTGCAATTGGAGTTGAATCGGTAAAGGAAAAAGGACCAAATCCAGAAGTTGCAAAATGGGCAAGAAAGGCAGCGCAAAAAGCATATGACTATATTACAATGGAGACGACTTATTTAACCTCGCATCCAACTGCAGAGCGACTCTATGAATGGTTGTATCGATATGAACAAGAAATTTTTGGCGAAACAAAAATGCGACCTCATATTGCTAAAATAAAAGTCGCAAAACCCGTGTTATTGAATCAAGTATATGAAGATTATAAGAAAGATAAACGAGGTATGATTCAATCTCTAACAAATCAATTCAAAGAAACCTTGGAAGAAATAATGAGCAATGAAAATAGGAAAATAGATCCTCTATTCGATGCTGATTATAAATTTCATGGCTGA
- a CDS encoding DUF4340 domain-containing protein has translation MQIIYQNIGKSLLALNSVILLLAFVFNDPFSWFANDYSHARNLIRPKGEIQKLVILDSQAQDNKSISSSTNGNTGKSIEDKNISRIEIRKAQEWKIFIDGLELPVDSTKFTALMEALLSLKEFTNLGSDGSKFGFDLPYKKIVMYDESGTEFQIEISQQTATGGGNYIRNADSDIYLMPINILNLLDKSDPLHLVDRKLFADLTQENSFVLEILLSKNSKINYKLGLNDKEWFFLEPEIIAANSVLVNELVNRLASMESRAVYLKEISNWKNIPSLELEIKYSKGVVRDDEVLNSEDLNTQLISERITKSLTCFAKDSDENTICKLSGIPLYYAMDTYQLSQFTDRSKEDFKAEIPTP, from the coding sequence ATGCAAATAATCTATCAAAATATAGGCAAATCTCTGTTAGCTCTGAATTCTGTAATTTTGTTGTTGGCTTTTGTATTCAATGATCCATTTTCTTGGTTTGCAAATGATTATTCCCATGCAAGAAATCTGATTCGTCCAAAAGGAGAAATTCAGAAATTGGTCATCTTAGATTCGCAAGCACAAGACAACAAATCGATATCATCTTCAACCAATGGAAATACAGGAAAATCGATTGAAGATAAGAACATTTCGCGAATAGAAATCAGAAAAGCGCAAGAATGGAAAATTTTTATTGATGGATTGGAGCTTCCGGTTGATTCAACCAAATTCACAGCTCTGATGGAAGCTCTACTTTCGCTTAAGGAATTTACAAACCTTGGATCAGATGGATCAAAGTTTGGATTCGATTTACCATATAAAAAGATTGTAATGTATGATGAGTCAGGAACTGAATTCCAAATCGAAATTAGTCAACAAACTGCTACAGGCGGAGGCAATTATATTCGAAATGCAGATTCTGATATATACCTTATGCCCATAAACATTCTCAATCTCTTAGACAAATCGGATCCTCTGCATTTGGTTGATCGTAAACTTTTTGCAGATCTTACTCAAGAGAATTCATTTGTATTAGAAATTCTTTTATCTAAGAATTCTAAGATAAATTATAAACTTGGTTTGAACGATAAAGAGTGGTTTTTTCTAGAACCTGAGATCATTGCTGCAAATTCTGTCCTTGTAAACGAATTGGTCAATCGACTTGCAAGTATGGAAAGCCGCGCAGTATATTTAAAAGAAATTTCCAATTGGAAGAACATTCCAAGTTTAGAATTAGAGATTAAATATTCAAAGGGAGTCGTTCGTGATGACGAAGTTTTGAATTCTGAAGATTTGAATACTCAATTAATATCTGAAAGAATTACAAAGTCACTTACTTGCTTCGCAAAAGATTCTGACGAAAATACAATTTGTAAGTTATCAGGAATTCCATTGTATTATGCAATGGATACTTACCAATTGTCACAATTTACGGATAGATCGAAAGAGGATTTTAAAGCGGAAATTCCAACACCGTAG
- a CDS encoding GldG family protein, which produces MIGRLKLQLETRFFILGQIVLFFFASNYLMSSFNCRLDISKSGRFQLTDSTKKIVNELQETVYIDAYYSSDIPAEYKARITLAQEILKEIQSVNSNKVKLRFYDPDSSESDKERAIELGIEPQTLQKIEMSSAQVKSAFLGVSLTMGKLSETIPVVFFAEEVEYQILSNLKKMIRKQKNASSGLGIIVEEGSLDAPQPGPRSGKDTFGVFVYQAFAPEYGSVFSFGVNEDPLPEDLDTVLIVGSPELTDLGRYHIDQFLMRGGNLLIFAKSMDFNLQSPSQMGQLTMGSQGFAQPVQNISGYNEFFSHYGFSVNTDMVFDKVNSMPMGPIVQTEQGGFGRYHYPLWVLVGNEADNFSTSNPITRDQEILLLPWVSSLEMLSSKQPNVVIEPVIKSTASAFRKADYLFIGEKEVAKMDNLPDGEEYNLALHLKGKFISYFKDKTLPQFANQTDFKESNDEGTESNIFVMGTPYLVSDLLILREFRELYQGANVPFLMNLIDIVQGDEDLVLARSKKPAFESLKTFSPSEEWVFSILNIFALPFLIGIFAIVRLKSRNQGKWRNF; this is translated from the coding sequence ATGATTGGTAGATTAAAGTTACAATTGGAGACAAGATTTTTTATACTCGGACAGATTGTTCTCTTTTTCTTCGCATCAAATTATTTAATGAGTAGCTTCAATTGTAGATTGGATATCTCCAAATCGGGTCGATTCCAACTTACTGATAGTACGAAAAAAATTGTTAACGAATTACAAGAAACTGTATATATTGATGCATACTATTCTTCGGACATCCCGGCAGAATACAAAGCAAGAATTACTCTTGCTCAAGAAATCCTAAAAGAAATACAATCAGTCAATTCGAATAAAGTAAAACTCCGTTTCTATGATCCAGATTCATCTGAATCCGATAAAGAAAGAGCCATTGAATTAGGAATTGAACCGCAAACATTGCAAAAAATTGAAATGAGCTCAGCTCAAGTGAAATCTGCTTTTCTTGGGGTGAGTCTGACTATGGGCAAATTGTCCGAGACTATCCCTGTAGTATTTTTTGCAGAAGAAGTTGAATACCAGATCCTATCCAATCTAAAAAAAATGATTCGTAAGCAGAAGAACGCAAGCTCTGGTTTAGGAATCATTGTCGAAGAAGGTTCGTTAGATGCACCGCAACCTGGGCCACGGTCTGGTAAAGATACTTTTGGCGTATTTGTCTACCAAGCTTTTGCACCAGAATATGGATCTGTGTTTTCATTTGGAGTCAATGAAGATCCACTTCCAGAGGATTTGGATACTGTTTTGATAGTTGGATCGCCTGAACTTACTGATTTGGGTCGCTATCATATTGATCAATTTCTTATGAGGGGCGGAAATTTATTGATTTTTGCTAAGTCGATGGATTTCAATTTGCAATCTCCTTCTCAGATGGGTCAACTAACGATGGGAAGTCAGGGATTTGCACAACCAGTTCAAAATATTTCTGGGTATAATGAATTTTTCTCACACTATGGATTCTCTGTGAATACGGATATGGTTTTTGATAAAGTGAATTCAATGCCCATGGGACCCATTGTTCAAACAGAGCAGGGTGGCTTTGGAAGATATCATTATCCTCTTTGGGTTTTGGTTGGCAATGAGGCTGATAATTTTTCTACAAGCAATCCAATAACTCGGGATCAAGAAATTTTACTTTTACCATGGGTTTCTAGTTTAGAAATGCTATCATCCAAGCAACCAAATGTTGTTATAGAACCTGTTATCAAGTCTACAGCTTCGGCATTCAGAAAAGCTGATTATCTTTTTATTGGAGAAAAGGAAGTAGCAAAAATGGATAATCTACCAGATGGCGAAGAATACAATCTTGCTCTTCATCTAAAAGGTAAATTTATTTCATACTTTAAAGACAAAACTTTGCCACAATTTGCAAATCAAACAGATTTTAAAGAATCAAATGATGAAGGAACTGAATCCAATATTTTCGTCATGGGGACCCCTTACCTTGTGTCTGATTTATTGATCCTTCGAGAATTTCGTGAATTGTACCAAGGTGCAAATGTTCCATTTCTTATGAATCTCATCGATATAGTGCAAGGTGATGAAGATTTGGTTCTAGCAAGATCTAAGAAACCAGCCTTTGAGTCGTTAAAAACTTTTAGCCCATCAGAAGAATGGGTTTTTAGTATTTTGAATATCTTTGCGCTTCCATTCCTTATTGGAATTTTTGCAATTGTTCGATTAAAATCAAGAAACCAAGGTAAATGGAGGAACTTCTGA
- a CDS encoding ABC transporter permease subunit, whose translation MVFENIIILFKKEMRSYFNTPIGYIFSGFFLLLLNFLFFFGLGQNSFWDLKSASMEQFFLWVPILFIIFIPAVTMRLWSEEERSGTLEILLTLPFHDFEVILGKFLSAWLYIGIVLLATFMTPLTVFLLGSPDLGLILAGYIGCFFIGGGYVAIGIFISSLTRDQISAYVVTSLVCLLFFLMGYQPVLKFLGADLGGFISYLSLSRHFESMRLGIWDPRNFYYFISFMGLLLTLNIYVIRGRR comes from the coding sequence ATGGTATTTGAGAATATAATAATACTTTTTAAAAAGGAAATGCGTTCCTATTTCAATACTCCGATTGGTTATATTTTTTCAGGATTTTTCTTACTTCTACTGAATTTTCTATTCTTCTTTGGTCTAGGTCAGAATTCATTTTGGGATTTGAAATCCGCAAGTATGGAACAATTTTTTTTATGGGTGCCCATACTTTTTATAATTTTCATACCTGCAGTAACAATGCGTCTTTGGTCTGAAGAAGAAAGAAGCGGCACTTTGGAAATTTTGCTTACATTGCCATTTCATGATTTCGAAGTTATATTAGGTAAATTTTTATCTGCGTGGCTTTATATAGGAATCGTGTTGCTCGCAACATTTATGACACCGCTTACCGTTTTTTTGTTGGGCAGTCCTGATCTTGGTTTGATTTTAGCTGGATACATTGGCTGTTTTTTTATTGGAGGAGGATATGTTGCCATAGGAATTTTTATCTCATCTCTTACGCGAGATCAAATATCAGCTTATGTTGTTACTTCTCTTGTCTGTTTACTTTTTTTTCTTATGGGGTATCAGCCTGTTTTGAAATTTTTGGGTGCCGATCTCGGTGGTTTTATTTCTTACCTTTCACTTTCAAGGCATTTTGAATCTATGCGTTTGGGAATTTGGGATCCAAGAAATTTCTATTATTTTATAAGTTTTATGGGATTGCTCCTCACTTTGAATATTTATGTGATTAGAGGTCGAAGATGA
- a CDS encoding ABC transporter ATP-binding protein: MLIVDNLTKYYGKKKAIDGISFRLERGRITGLLGPNGAGKTTTMRIMTGFLDANEGSVTYDSDSISASPMEIKKRLGYLPENAPLYPEMLVCEYLKFLTEARSIPLENKKAAMDRVVDLCDLRSHFYHPIGQLSKGFKQRVSIAGTLIHDPDYIILDEPSSGLDPNQINEIRNLIKKLGKEKTVILSTHILQEVVEVCDHVLILSQGKIVLDSPVAGLGETELVYFVTKSGLMQIAPFFTDTGMDSLEKVDDLPNGYFGYVVNSNGKGSEAVFEVLKKSGKSVSELRTYEKSMEMIFSDLTKSKGGF, translated from the coding sequence ATGCTCATAGTAGACAATTTAACCAAATATTATGGTAAGAAGAAAGCAATCGATGGAATTAGTTTCCGATTAGAACGAGGAAGAATTACTGGTTTGCTTGGCCCAAATGGTGCTGGCAAAACAACGACTATGCGAATCATGACGGGATTCCTAGATGCTAATGAAGGGTCTGTAACTTACGATTCAGATTCTATATCAGCAAGCCCAATGGAAATTAAGAAAAGGCTTGGTTATCTTCCAGAAAATGCCCCTTTATATCCTGAAATGTTGGTCTGTGAATATTTGAAATTTCTTACAGAGGCAAGATCCATTCCATTAGAGAATAAGAAAGCGGCAATGGATCGAGTTGTTGATCTCTGCGATTTGCGTTCTCATTTCTATCATCCCATTGGTCAGTTGTCAAAAGGATTCAAGCAGAGGGTTTCTATCGCAGGAACTTTAATTCACGATCCAGACTATATCATTCTGGATGAACCGTCCAGTGGACTTGATCCCAATCAAATCAATGAAATTCGAAATCTTATAAAAAAACTTGGTAAAGAAAAAACAGTAATTCTATCTACACATATTTTGCAAGAGGTCGTTGAAGTATGTGATCATGTCCTCATACTGTCTCAAGGCAAAATTGTTTTGGATAGTCCAGTTGCTGGTCTAGGTGAAACGGAATTAGTTTATTTTGTCACCAAGTCTGGGTTAATGCAGATTGCACCATTTTTTACTGATACAGGAATGGATAGCTTAGAGAAAGTAGATGATCTACCTAATGGATACTTTGGGTATGTAGTCAATAGCAATGGCAAAGGTAGCGAAGCTGTATTCGAAGTTCTTAAGAAATCTGGCAAATCTGTCTCCGAACTAAGAACGTATGAGAAATCAATGGAAATGATTTTCTCTGATCTAACAAAAAGCAAAGGAGGATTTTAG
- a CDS encoding class I SAM-dependent DNA methyltransferase, whose protein sequence is MKSLKPYQIFAKIYDSSMIDVDYEEWSAYIWNCFRNFKLPRPQSLLDLGCGTGRLLVEMSPKFPISTGVDSSSDMLEIARARNLKKTQWIQSTIQDFIPDRSYDLVLATHTTINYLADPLELFTAMSKSLRVGGICFFDYSSLFNLQMNFHEKKFSEIHDNIKMEWTTFFSEKSKKIDVHLDFYDKISNEWFGTESHPQIYHTTEELVGLLEKMKFRILEIRGDYNSYTSLDRANLLHILAIKE, encoded by the coding sequence ATGAAAAGCCTCAAACCCTACCAAATTTTCGCTAAAATCTACGATTCAAGCATGATAGATGTGGATTATGAGGAATGGTCGGCTTATATATGGAATTGTTTTCGAAATTTCAAGTTACCGCGACCTCAGAGCTTGCTTGATCTAGGCTGCGGAACGGGAAGGTTGCTCGTTGAGATGAGTCCAAAATTTCCTATCTCAACTGGTGTTGATTCATCCTCGGATATGTTAGAAATCGCTCGAGCTAGAAATCTAAAAAAAACACAATGGATCCAATCTACAATTCAAGATTTTATTCCTGATCGAAGCTACGATCTTGTCCTTGCGACTCATACAACGATCAATTATCTTGCAGATCCTTTAGAATTATTTACAGCAATGTCTAAATCACTTCGTGTTGGCGGAATTTGTTTTTTTGATTATTCAAGTCTGTTTAATCTTCAAATGAATTTCCATGAGAAGAAATTTTCCGAAATTCATGATAATATTAAAATGGAATGGACAACTTTTTTTTCCGAGAAATCTAAGAAGATAGATGTCCACTTGGATTTCTATGATAAAATTAGTAATGAATGGTTTGGAACCGAATCACATCCGCAAATTTACCATACCACAGAAGAATTGGTAGGATTATTAGAGAAAATGAAATTTAGAATATTAGAAATTAGAGGAGATTATAACTCGTATACATCGTTGGATCGAGCCAATCTCTTGCATATTCTAGCAATTAAGGAGTAA
- a CDS encoding SpiroCoCo family coiled-coil protein: MGLEILIPFLASVAVTIGLRRLDKSNTKLSQIKRYATKLSEEINQTAVLKVQSVKDAGIDLEIHLKQARKTSEDIQKLSRESKELFENLKSSRDYLSSLSQEMTAIVELASDAKKESEYLQRSLDEVSNHRSEIGYLREDMDSLREESVGILDMFQEKLNLRSDDMLQSLAQKLIELESLMEKKSDALDVTLEDIAESAKTKINQESDALIKDTVGRIDMAKRELDDVMDRVVDTENNLEIKISKFEDTSAILSEKVDRFEERLEEKTSKAQIRIEEKISGLERKLSERFDRIIEQASQSKETFLDGIKFEVDAIKREIEGLSLETMTRRDDILNETRRQAENINTSILEFQEKYLEAENKLLKQADSRKSELMRQIESFAEEFRSVSGELRADAESIRKETLGELKSFHKDLEVTRSLAETDSKEAVLNLRQDMEARIRSDLGDIETRINSLDTTIASKLGEVDTYVDDIKDVLTDTAREILDEAESKANRFEDMVASGMENSEKKIESMISYWDEEMKKARERVMDNLNGLEDRIKGIHIQGSDLLDKFSSEYEDNRKRLDDYLQAQEGSLEKESKRAQDDLSSKFQILKKTAEDFFSRQELKVDKLNENIDTRINKQLAKLVDKGNLHLGQIEEKVQKHITSLKKDLDDSFKSNKEEFRRFRTDIEEGIQEALQLKEDILGSVSGSLVHVKDEVEDLTSKIQNAKDEMRSIEETKILFERSETVSNRLSKFLEDFDSNAYLLENYISSVDSLTELKNQTEEDVINLKNELAAISGWEEKTSNLENHLATIGNETLSLRESLNQMVQWESRIEKALDSSETLKESLDEIQETRNSLERIQHIQKEQEATTEELQNKIESIDREIELIATREQELNESIRQADARSKHLIDREKDILTVESRFDKIESLIGDLADRHRQALTLQKRVEELRDEANISKEELESLINEADEKFEKLSGFLDIVQNTISSETQKKIPKGKGSDPLLERKKNTVLSLYDKHHWTPESISDKLGIEKSLVDTILASRKAR, encoded by the coding sequence ATGGGTCTCGAAATTTTAATACCATTTCTAGCAAGCGTTGCAGTAACCATTGGACTCCGCAGGCTAGATAAGTCGAACACAAAGCTAAGTCAAATCAAAAGATACGCAACCAAGCTATCTGAAGAAATCAATCAGACAGCCGTACTAAAAGTACAGTCCGTAAAAGACGCAGGAATTGACTTAGAGATTCATTTAAAGCAAGCTCGAAAAACCAGCGAAGACATTCAAAAATTATCAAGAGAATCCAAAGAATTATTTGAAAATTTGAAATCCAGTAGGGACTATCTTTCTTCCCTCTCACAGGAAATGACAGCAATTGTTGAACTTGCATCGGATGCGAAGAAAGAATCCGAGTATTTGCAGAGAAGTCTGGACGAAGTGTCCAATCATAGATCCGAAATTGGTTATTTACGAGAAGATATGGACTCTCTCAGAGAAGAATCTGTCGGTATCTTGGACATGTTTCAAGAAAAGTTGAACTTAAGATCAGATGATATGCTTCAATCTCTTGCCCAGAAATTGATCGAGCTAGAATCTCTAATGGAGAAAAAGTCAGACGCGCTTGATGTAACTCTAGAAGATATTGCAGAATCTGCGAAAACTAAAATCAACCAAGAGTCAGACGCGTTGATAAAAGATACAGTCGGTCGAATTGATATGGCAAAACGCGAACTCGATGATGTCATGGATCGTGTTGTTGATACAGAAAATAATTTAGAAATCAAAATTAGCAAATTTGAAGATACATCTGCGATACTTTCAGAAAAAGTTGATCGTTTTGAAGAACGACTCGAAGAAAAAACTTCTAAAGCTCAGATTCGCATTGAAGAAAAAATATCTGGTTTAGAAAGAAAATTAAGCGAACGATTTGATAGAATCATAGAGCAAGCTTCTCAATCCAAAGAAACATTTCTTGATGGAATAAAGTTCGAAGTCGATGCAATAAAAAGAGAAATTGAAGGATTGTCACTTGAGACAATGACAAGGCGCGATGACATCCTCAATGAAACCAGAAGACAAGCTGAGAATATCAATACTTCTATATTGGAATTCCAAGAGAAATATCTAGAAGCAGAAAATAAATTATTGAAGCAGGCTGATTCTCGCAAGTCTGAACTTATGCGCCAAATAGAAAGTTTTGCTGAAGAATTCCGTTCCGTGAGTGGAGAACTTAGGGCAGATGCAGAAAGCATAAGAAAAGAAACTCTTGGTGAACTAAAAAGTTTCCATAAAGATTTGGAAGTTACAAGAAGTCTTGCCGAGACTGACTCCAAAGAAGCTGTGCTCAATCTTCGCCAAGATATGGAAGCAAGAATACGTTCTGACCTCGGTGATATTGAAACTCGAATCAACAGTTTGGATACAACCATTGCAAGTAAGTTAGGTGAAGTTGATACCTATGTTGATGACATTAAGGACGTATTGACTGATACTGCTCGCGAAATTCTCGACGAAGCCGAAAGTAAAGCCAACCGATTTGAAGATATGGTCGCTAGTGGAATGGAAAATTCGGAAAAGAAAATCGAATCCATGATATCCTATTGGGACGAAGAAATGAAAAAGGCTCGTGAACGAGTGATGGACAATTTGAACGGTCTAGAAGATCGAATCAAAGGAATCCATATCCAAGGAAGCGATCTTCTAGACAAATTCTCTAGCGAATACGAAGACAATCGCAAGCGATTGGATGATTATCTTCAAGCTCAGGAAGGTTCTCTGGAAAAAGAAAGTAAACGAGCTCAAGATGATCTATCTTCCAAATTTCAGATTCTCAAGAAAACTGCAGAAGATTTCTTTAGCAGGCAAGAACTGAAAGTTGATAAGCTCAACGAAAATATCGATACAAGAATCAACAAACAGCTCGCGAAGTTAGTCGACAAAGGCAATCTTCATCTCGGTCAAATCGAAGAAAAAGTTCAAAAGCATATCACAAGCCTTAAGAAAGATTTGGATGATTCTTTCAAATCAAATAAGGAAGAATTCCGTAGATTTAGAACGGATATTGAAGAAGGAATCCAAGAAGCATTGCAACTCAAAGAAGATATTCTTGGTTCTGTGTCAGGTAGCCTTGTTCACGTAAAAGACGAAGTAGAAGACCTCACGTCCAAGATACAAAACGCGAAAGATGAAATGCGCTCTATCGAAGAAACCAAGATTTTATTTGAGAGATCAGAAACGGTTTCGAACAGATTGTCCAAATTTTTGGAAGATTTTGACTCCAATGCCTATCTTTTGGAAAACTACATATCATCTGTCGATTCTCTAACAGAATTGAAAAACCAAACCGAAGAAGATGTTATCAACTTAAAGAATGAGCTTGCCGCGATTTCAGGTTGGGAAGAGAAAACTAGTAATCTAGAAAACCATCTCGCAACAATCGGCAATGAAACTCTTAGCCTTCGAGAAAGTTTAAACCAAATGGTTCAATGGGAATCGCGAATTGAGAAAGCACTGGATTCCAGTGAGACTCTCAAGGAAAGTCTGGATGAGATCCAAGAGACTCGCAATTCCCTAGAAAGAATTCAGCATATTCAGAAAGAACAAGAAGCAACAACAGAAGAACTCCAGAATAAAATTGAATCCATTGATAGAGAAATTGAGCTCATTGCAACTCGTGAACAAGAACTCAACGAATCCATTCGTCAAGCGGATGCAAGATCGAAGCATTTGATAGATCGAGAAAAAGATATTCTAACTGTTGAATCTCGTTTTGACAAAATAGAAAGCTTAATTGGAGATCTCGCCGATCGGCATAGACAAGCACTCACTCTTCAGAAACGAGTCGAGGAACTTCGTGATGAGGCAAATATTTCCAAAGAAGAATTGGAAAGTTTGATCAATGAAGCTGACGAGAAATTTGAGAAACTATCGGGTTTTCTTGATATTGTTCAGAATACTATCAGTTCGGAGACCCAGAAAAAAATACCAAAAGGGAAAGGATCTGATCCTCTCCTGGAAAGAAAAAAGAACACCGTTCTAAGCCTCTATGACAAACACCATTGGACTCCCGAATCCATTTCGGATAAGCTAGGAATCGAGAAATCCTTGGTGGACACCATTTTGGCATCCAGAAAAGCTAGATAA
- the map gene encoding type I methionyl aminopeptidase, whose amino-acid sequence MIYIKNRSEIEKMRKAGKFAARLLTYIGDYVKPGVSTLELNDICEDFTKKHGNKSAPLGYKGFPKSICTSINNVVCHGIPKAADILKNGDILNIDVTPIVDGYHGDTSKTFIVGGSTEAIYEKLVQDTEKAMWIGIEQVKPGNRINDICDAIDDFLTPQGYGIVRDLMGHGIGRVFHEDPQIPHFKMNRKLAKLEPGMTFTIEPMVNLGTYEVNFSKEDKWTVTTKDGKWSAQFEHTILVTDKGYEILTLPE is encoded by the coding sequence TTGATTTATATAAAAAATCGATCAGAAATTGAAAAGATGAGGAAAGCTGGCAAGTTTGCAGCCAGACTCCTCACCTATATTGGCGATTACGTGAAACCTGGTGTGTCAACTTTGGAGTTGAATGATATCTGTGAAGATTTCACCAAAAAACACGGCAATAAATCGGCACCCTTAGGCTACAAAGGTTTTCCCAAATCTATCTGCACATCCATAAATAATGTTGTCTGCCATGGTATTCCGAAGGCTGCAGATATCTTGAAGAATGGTGACATCCTCAATATTGATGTCACACCCATTGTCGATGGATATCACGGTGATACATCTAAAACCTTTATTGTTGGTGGAAGCACCGAAGCAATTTATGAGAAGCTTGTGCAAGATACAGAGAAAGCTATGTGGATTGGTATTGAGCAAGTCAAACCAGGCAATAGAATCAATGATATCTGTGACGCAATTGACGACTTTCTCACACCACAAGGTTATGGAATCGTTCGTGATCTTATGGGTCATGGAATTGGTCGAGTTTTTCATGAAGATCCTCAGATTCCTCATTTCAAAATGAATCGTAAATTGGCAAAACTAGAACCTGGCATGACTTTTACTATCGAGCCAATGGTGAATCTTGGAACATATGAAGTGAACTTTTCGAAAGAAGATAAATGGACTGTAACAACCAAAGACGGGAAATGGTCTGCGCAGTTTGAGCATACCATTCTTGTAACTGATAAAGGTTACGAAATCTTAACCCTACCTGAATGA
- a CDS encoding SCO family protein, producing MAVFLISLVASLALSGYFQKKGPSVEKSEIKEEHPFPTILQYNWVDQNNESYRIIDHSTKYKLIYFGFLNSPIDPIALKVMEDAYKTKFAKELELLYVSLDPSRDQKSQIKRFLDFEKSSVRAILGDHEITKELAQAFGVRFEKFDTPQSKMLYTIDVSPWIYLTTPDFRILGAYPYQIRMERLKMEISSHMKAKH from the coding sequence GTGGCTGTATTTTTAATATCACTCGTTGCATCTCTAGCTCTGTCAGGATATTTCCAGAAAAAAGGCCCAAGCGTCGAAAAAAGCGAAATAAAAGAAGAACATCCCTTCCCCACAATTTTACAATACAATTGGGTTGATCAAAACAATGAATCGTACAGAATCATTGATCATTCAACCAAATATAAATTGATCTATTTTGGATTTCTTAATTCGCCCATAGATCCAATCGCTCTAAAAGTGATGGAGGATGCTTACAAAACAAAGTTTGCGAAAGAACTTGAATTGTTATATGTAAGTCTAGATCCAAGCCGCGATCAAAAATCTCAGATCAAAAGATTCTTAGATTTCGAAAAAAGTTCAGTTCGAGCGATTCTTGGAGATCATGAAATAACAAAGGAACTTGCGCAAGCTTTTGGAGTTCGTTTCGAAAAATTCGATACACCACAATCAAAAATGCTATATACGATCGATGTAAGTCCCTGGATATATCTAACCACTCCAGACTTTCGTATTCTTGGAGCTTATCCCTATCAGATTCGAATGGAAAGATTAAAAATGGAAATCTCAAGTCATATGAAGGCTAAACACTGA